A window from Mesorhizobium sp. WSM2240 encodes these proteins:
- a CDS encoding ABC transporter substrate-binding protein gives MNTPSSPPGAEPADKSAVLIGALVPLTRPGWVEAGQHLLAGLELAVCEVNDAGGIAGRPLELVVRDTAADPQRAAAAVDELARLGVAALAGEYHSVVARAAAARADALGLPFLCSSAVLDALTEQPTKWVARLAPAQSHGWQIYADFLLSAGHRRIAVAAESSVYWASGARILRDHLAPRSGTVIELDMHALTPTAVCDELVDNRATALLLLVGHPEPAVSIVKSVRQDQRLAGIMIGAPAGQPEFAEWATLLGDDSAAIPFLRYLPERLSPLGARVETALRRRLGEAPSFVAFEGYDTVAVLADMLRSRGVDRAHTADSWPRVAVEGTRGKIQFSRTPSISVWQWAWAPIQIVDRDPAEPDRFRILHAS, from the coding sequence ATGAATACGCCATCATCTCCACCTGGAGCAGAGCCGGCTGACAAATCAGCCGTCCTGATCGGCGCTCTCGTTCCGCTAACTCGGCCTGGCTGGGTCGAGGCAGGCCAACACCTGCTCGCTGGACTCGAGCTGGCCGTTTGCGAAGTCAATGACGCCGGCGGGATCGCCGGAAGACCACTCGAGCTGGTGGTCCGAGACACTGCGGCTGATCCACAGAGGGCGGCGGCGGCCGTAGATGAATTGGCTCGCCTGGGCGTGGCCGCCTTGGCGGGGGAGTATCACAGCGTCGTCGCTCGCGCCGCTGCTGCCAGGGCCGATGCCCTCGGCCTGCCGTTCCTCTGCTCGTCAGCAGTTCTCGACGCGCTCACCGAACAGCCAACGAAATGGGTCGCGCGCCTCGCCCCGGCTCAGTCCCACGGCTGGCAGATCTACGCAGACTTCCTCCTCAGCGCGGGCCACCGTCGAATCGCCGTAGCAGCCGAGTCGAGTGTCTACTGGGCATCAGGGGCCCGCATTCTGCGGGACCACCTCGCTCCACGCAGCGGCACCGTCATCGAACTCGACATGCACGCGCTCACCCCCACGGCGGTGTGCGACGAACTCGTCGACAATCGCGCGACAGCCCTCCTTCTTCTGGTCGGCCACCCGGAGCCGGCAGTGTCGATCGTCAAGTCCGTCCGCCAAGACCAGCGCCTCGCCGGGATCATGATTGGTGCTCCGGCCGGGCAACCGGAGTTCGCCGAATGGGCGACGTTGCTGGGCGACGACAGCGCCGCGATCCCGTTCTTGCGCTATCTGCCCGAGCGCCTCAGCCCACTCGGCGCACGAGTCGAGACGGCCCTCCGCAGGCGGCTAGGCGAAGCGCCCTCCTTCGTCGCCTTCGAGGGCTACGACACGGTCGCCGTCCTCGCCGATATGCTGCGTTCTCGCGGCGTGGACCGGGCGCACACTGCCGACTCCTGGCCGCGGGTTGCAGTTGAAGGCACTCGCGGGAAGATCCAGTTCTCCCGCACGCCAAGCATCAGCGTATGGCAATGGGCCTGGGCGCCAATCCAAATCGTTGATCGAGATCCGGCGGAACCAGATCGCTTTCGGATCCTCCACGCCAGCTGA
- a CDS encoding molybdopterin biosynthesis protein yields the protein MISSPVPTRQDTGQEQFLTVLSRDEALARFEAALFPRPIPAEERMLADALGLALANDVIAPIDVPPFDRSNVDGFAVRAADLTTASEAVPARLLLNRETIACGVAPQLPVLAGTATSISTGGPVPRGSDAVVMVEHTQPTEGDAIEVRRGASPGQFVSYAGSDIARGEVLLRAGMVIGSREIGMLAACGIALVTVARKLRVAVLSTGDELVQPGQPLRPAGIYDANGAIVSAAVTENGGEATFLGAIPDDEATLEAAMSEALATHDMLILSGGTSKGAGDVSHRIVNRLGQPGIVAHGVALKPGKPLCLAVCDGKPVVILPGFPTSAMFTFHDMIVPVLRRMAGLPPRTEAQVAASIPFRIPSELGRTEFVMVSLVEGEKGLVAYPTGKGSGAITSFAQADGFIRIEALADHLPAGSETPVTLFTPHVRVPDLVVIGSNCTGLDLVVGALFGAGLTVRSIAVGSLGGLAAAKRGECDIAPIHLFDTNTQSYNAPFLSDGLELVQGWRRMQGIVYRPGDVRFEGSGAEEAVRAALADPDCMMVNRNQGSGTRILIDKLLGSARPDGYWNQPRSHNAVAAAVAQNRADWGVTIAPVARAAGLGFIPLTEEHYDFALVSARKERPAVQAFLANLDLPEIHQGLESAGFSRPD from the coding sequence TTCTGACGGTTCTGTCGCGCGATGAGGCGCTGGCCCGGTTCGAGGCTGCGCTATTTCCGCGACCGATCCCGGCCGAGGAACGGATGCTGGCGGATGCGCTGGGCCTGGCGCTTGCCAACGATGTCATTGCGCCCATCGACGTGCCTCCCTTCGATCGTTCGAACGTCGACGGTTTTGCGGTTCGCGCCGCCGACCTAACCACCGCGTCCGAAGCGGTCCCCGCCCGGCTCCTGCTCAACCGCGAAACGATCGCCTGCGGCGTCGCCCCGCAACTGCCCGTGCTCGCAGGTACTGCAACCTCCATCTCGACGGGCGGACCCGTGCCGCGCGGCTCTGATGCCGTCGTGATGGTGGAGCACACACAGCCAACGGAAGGTGACGCGATCGAGGTCAGGCGCGGAGCTTCGCCCGGCCAGTTCGTATCGTATGCCGGTTCCGACATCGCCCGGGGTGAGGTCCTGCTGCGCGCCGGAATGGTGATCGGATCGCGGGAGATCGGTATGCTTGCGGCCTGCGGAATTGCGCTGGTGACTGTCGCGCGCAAGCTGCGCGTTGCCGTTCTGTCTACCGGCGACGAACTCGTCCAGCCGGGGCAGCCCCTGCGGCCCGCCGGCATCTACGACGCCAACGGTGCGATTGTCAGCGCGGCGGTAACTGAAAATGGCGGGGAGGCGACCTTTCTCGGCGCGATTCCCGATGACGAGGCCACGCTGGAGGCGGCCATGAGCGAAGCGCTTGCGACGCACGACATGCTGATCCTGTCGGGCGGAACGTCGAAGGGCGCAGGCGACGTCAGCCATCGCATCGTCAACCGCCTCGGACAGCCCGGCATCGTCGCCCACGGCGTGGCGCTGAAGCCGGGGAAACCGCTCTGCCTCGCCGTTTGCGACGGCAAGCCGGTCGTCATCCTGCCGGGATTTCCGACTTCGGCCATGTTCACTTTCCACGACATGATCGTACCTGTGCTGCGCCGCATGGCGGGCCTGCCGCCGCGAACCGAAGCCCAGGTCGCGGCAAGCATTCCGTTCCGCATTCCTTCCGAACTCGGCCGCACGGAATTCGTGATGGTATCGCTGGTCGAGGGAGAGAAAGGGCTGGTCGCTTATCCGACCGGCAAGGGCTCGGGGGCGATAACGTCTTTTGCCCAGGCGGACGGCTTCATCCGTATCGAGGCATTGGCCGACCATTTGCCGGCCGGCAGCGAGACGCCGGTCACGCTGTTCACGCCGCACGTCCGCGTTCCCGATCTCGTCGTGATCGGCAGCAACTGCACCGGCCTCGATCTGGTCGTGGGCGCACTGTTTGGGGCCGGCCTGACGGTGAGGTCGATCGCGGTCGGAAGCCTAGGCGGCTTGGCCGCCGCCAAGCGGGGTGAATGCGATATTGCGCCGATCCACCTCTTCGATACCAACACGCAAAGCTACAATGCGCCGTTCCTGAGCGACGGCCTCGAACTCGTACAAGGCTGGCGGCGCATGCAGGGCATCGTCTACCGCCCGGGGGACGTGCGCTTCGAGGGGAGCGGTGCAGAGGAGGCGGTGCGCGCCGCGCTTGCCGATCCCGATTGCATGATGGTCAACCGCAACCAGGGCTCGGGGACGCGCATCCTGATCGACAAGCTGCTTGGTTCGGCGCGCCCCGACGGCTACTGGAACCAGCCACGTTCGCACAATGCCGTCGCTGCGGCAGTGGCGCAGAACCGCGCCGACTGGGGCGTCACCATCGCGCCGGTCGCGCGAGCCGCTGGGCTTGGGTTCATTCCGCTGACCGAAGAGCACTACGATTTCGCCTTGGTCTCGGCTCGCAAGGAGCGACCGGCGGTGCAAGCTTTCCTTGCAAACCTCGATTTGCCCGAAATCCATCAAGGGCTGGAGTCGGCGGGATTTAGCCGGCCTGACTAG